The region GCTGCGGCGCGATCGAAGTGAAACTCTTCCGGAGCGAAGGCAACAGATATCCGCTTCGACGCCGCCTTGTAGGGGCGACCGGCGGTCGCCCTGCTCTGCGAATCGCAGTGAAAAGGTCGAAGAGATGCCCAGCATCGGCGAATTAAACCGAACGATTTGCGCTGATGCCTGCGCTCCTCTAGAGTTCCACTTCGATCGACACAGTGTCATGGGTTTTCCCGGTCGCATGAATAATTCGGGCTATTGTAGTGACTTTGATGGCCTCTACAGGGCCAAACGCCGTCGAAAACTAGCGCTCGAAGTCGACCGCAAAACCCAAGCCCTTCAGCCGTCCTGCCACTAACATTCAAATCGGACCCGTCCGTGGGGGCCGATCGACCGGCCCGGGTTTGGCCCGGATGAGGAATTGGCAAGGATTGGAAGAACGCCGAATGGGGAAAAGATTCATGAAACGCCAAAGTCAAACCGCACGTTGCGCTCTGGCGGCTGTCATAAGCATAGCCGCAGTCATGACAATGCACAGCAAGACGTTCTCGCAGGCTGAAATCCAACTCGAGACCGCGACGATCAAGGAACTGGGCGAGGCGCTGGGTTCGGGCGCTCTCACGTCAGAAACTCTACTCAAGCTCTACCTTGCCAGGATCGCTGCCTACGACAAGAAGGGCCCGAACCTGAATTCGATCCTCGTGCTCAATCCGAAGGCGATGGAAATTGCCCGCAGACTCGACGAAGAGCGCAAGGCCAAAGGTCCACGCGGTCCGCTGCACGGCATCCCGGTCGTCGTGAAGGATACCTTCGATACGTTCGACATGCCCACGACCGGTGGATTCATTGGCCTGGCGAAGTCGATCCCGCCACGCGATTCATCCGCTGTGAAAAAACTGCGAGACGCCGGGGCGATCATCCTTGCCAAAACCAATTTGAGCGACTGGTTCGGTGAACGGAAAAACCCGCTCGCCTGGAGCACAATCGCCGGGCAGGTGCTGAACCCCTACGATCCGACACGAGTGCCAGGCTATTCGAGCGCCGGAACGGGCGCTGCCCTCGCGGCCTATTTCGCCGCAGCGGGCCTCGGCAGCGACACCGGCGGCTCGGTGCTCATTCCAGCCGCAGATTCATCGCTCGTGGGCCTGCTGCCTACACCGGGCCTGATGAGCCGAGCGGGGATGATCGGCAGTTCCTTCACCCAGGAACGCGGCGGCCCGATGGGCCGTTCGGTCTACGACGTCGCGCTGCTGCTCAATCATCTGGTCGGCTACGACTCCGATGACATGATCACCGCGCGCAGCCTTGGCAAGCTTCCGGCCCAGCCCTATACGAGCTTCCTCGACGCCAACGGGCTGAAGGGCGCGCGCATCGGTATCCTGAGGGACATGTATTTCGACGGACCCCAGCATCAGGACGGATTGAAGCTGGCCCAGACCGCTATCGACCAGATGCGCCGGGCAGGCGCCATCGTGGTCGACCGCATCACCACCGGGATTAACATTCACGCTGCCATCGACAACGCTTCGCTCTCCAACTTCGAGCGCTACGAATATTACAATCACTACCTCGCTCGTCTCGGCCCGAACGCACCGGTCCGCAGCGTCGAGGAAATGATCGAGAAAGCGCCCGACACCATAAGCCGGAACGTCAGGAACTCGCTGCAGATAGGGCCAATCGACCGTAACCCGAGCTACCTGGCGGCGCGCGCCAATCAGGACATGCTGCTGGAAATCATCACCGGCCTGATCGACCGCTACAAACTCGACGCTCTCGTATTTCCCTACAAGACCGTTATCGCCCCTAAGGTCGGGGAGGATCGCCCCGCGGGCAGCGTGAACCGATTGGCATCCTACGCGGCGCTGCCCTCGCTTCTGGTTCCCGCCGGGTTCACGTCCGAAGGACTTCCGATTTCGATGCAGTTCCTCGGCAAGCAATTCTCGGAGCCGACCTTGATCAAGCTTGGCTACGCCTACGAACAGATCTCAAAGAACCGCAAGACGCCGAAGACTACGCCTGCGCTGGAAGGCGAAGTTATCAAGAAGTAGCGCCCTCGAATGGAGTCGGAACAAGACCAGTCACTGGTAAGCCAGAGCGTGGAGCTGAAGTCGAAAAGCGTTGGCCTGACAACTGTGGCAAGATAACCGGTCACAGCTGAGATCGCGCTTGAATTCTTTAATGCGATTTTCGCACTCGCCCCGTAGGTCATAGAGATCATAGATGTCTTCGGCGCGACCGGGGCGATTTTGGTTGCGATCCCGATAGTGTAGAGGACGTTGAGAGATTCCAAGATCAGATTTGACGGGCGTAAGTTGTTGATTTTGTTGGCGCGCCCGGAGGGATTCGAACCCCCAGCCCTCAGATCCGAAGTCTGATGCTCTATCCAGTTGAGCTACGGGCGCTGTGGAAACTAAAAATAGATTATTTCCAACCCCTTTTCAAAAAAGAATCGATATAGCGGTGGCGGGATGTCCCGGTCAGTGATGAACATCCCCTGTTTGTCGAGGAGAAATCCCCAGGCGGTTACCTGGAGCTGCTCCGGTTGGCTGCCCACGGGAAAACGATGCTCCTGATAGGACGACGGGTCGCCAAACTCACTGAATACTCGAGTAGCAATCTGTTTGTGATCCATATTGGCGATTTCGATTCCGACTACTCGCGTCTTCTCCCGTTCTTGCAAAGCGCTGCGAAACACCGGGTCCATGCGGTTAAAAAAGATCGCCGTGCGCTTACCGTCCCTTTCAAAGACCCGATCCAGGCGCACGTCGACCGACAAGCCGTCGCGCAGCTGTGTCTTCACGGTCTCACCGACACCGAAGCGCAAGCGCAGCGTCAGCAACAGCGCGTCGACAAACTCACTCTTGTCGCGCGGCCAGTACTTGACCGACGGCATCACTTCTTTGGCCACGCTAATCGACACCGGCGCGGCCTCGCCACCATGGTTCCCGAGCAGAATGTCCTTGAGATGCAACCCTTTTTGCGAGAGCTCGTGTCTCAAGTAATCCGGCATGTCGCCGGCATTCTCGCGCAAATTGATAACGAAGATCTCCTGCGCTTTGTTACTTTGCTCCGGCCCCAAAGCAATCCAATGACCTCGGGCTTCGAAAGCCACGCCGCCATGCTGAATC is a window of Deltaproteobacteria bacterium DNA encoding:
- a CDS encoding transposase gives rise to the protein MSQRPLHYRDRNQNRPGRAEDIYDLYDLRGECENRIKEFKRDLSCDRLSCHSCQANAFRLQLHALAYQ
- a CDS encoding amidase, which produces MRNWQGLEERRMGKRFMKRQSQTARCALAAVISIAAVMTMHSKTFSQAEIQLETATIKELGEALGSGALTSETLLKLYLARIAAYDKKGPNLNSILVLNPKAMEIARRLDEERKAKGPRGPLHGIPVVVKDTFDTFDMPTTGGFIGLAKSIPPRDSSAVKKLRDAGAIILAKTNLSDWFGERKNPLAWSTIAGQVLNPYDPTRVPGYSSAGTGAALAAYFAAAGLGSDTGGSVLIPAADSSLVGLLPTPGLMSRAGMIGSSFTQERGGPMGRSVYDVALLLNHLVGYDSDDMITARSLGKLPAQPYTSFLDANGLKGARIGILRDMYFDGPQHQDGLKLAQTAIDQMRRAGAIVVDRITTGINIHAAIDNASLSNFERYEYYNHYLARLGPNAPVRSVEEMIEKAPDTISRNVRNSLQIGPIDRNPSYLAARANQDMLLEIITGLIDRYKLDALVFPYKTVIAPKVGEDRPAGSVNRLASYAALPSLLVPAGFTSEGLPISMQFLGKQFSEPTLIKLGYAYEQISKNRKTPKTTPALEGEVIKK